From Argopecten irradians isolate NY chromosome 2, Ai_NY, whole genome shotgun sequence, the proteins below share one genomic window:
- the LOC138315624 gene encoding ATP-dependent RNA helicase DDX1-like, whose protein sequence is MGLAISLVSTVKEKVWYHSNCNNRGRGCYNTNLTDYGGCCIWYDEPKLLNEIQEHLDITIDTVEPDLKVPVNEFDGKVTYGTKRKTTGSGYQGHVASLAPAVKELADLEKRAQTSFIDLKKQ, encoded by the exons ATGGGACTTGCTATCTCTCTAGTCTCTACTGTGAAGGAAAAG gTATGGTACCATTCTAATTGTAACAACCGTGGACGAGGCTGCTACAACACCAACCTTACGGACTACGGAGGCTGTTGTATCTGGTATGACGAACCAAAG CTATTAAACGAGATCCAAGAACATCTTGACATCACCATAGACACTGTGGAACCAGACCTTAAAGTTCCAGTTAATGAGTTCGATGGAAAGGTCACCTATGGTACCAAGAGAAAAACTACAg GGAGTGGTTACCAAGGACATGTTGCATCACTGGCCCCGGCTGTTAAGGAGCTTGCTGACCTCGAGAAAAGGGCTCAGACGTCATTCATTGACCTTAAAAAACAATAA
- the LOC138315622 gene encoding monomeric sarcosine oxidase-like isoform X2: METDRRFYPYIVVGCGGVGSAAVYWLSRRAGSDVLGLEQFELGHSNGGSQDHSRIIRLAYHDDRYTKITPDTFKAWKEVEEESGIKLVYMTGGVQFAKRNEMGEVIDKYAKAMDANNIKYDRMKGSALRKRFPQFEIDDSYEAVYQPEAGLVDAAMANAVHIQLARGRGARVIDNCPVKGVERAKNGKITVHTAKGTFQCNRLVVAPGAWINHVLGSVGVHIPIYVTQEQVTYFATPNVKDFTKERYPIWIYHSPKYDFYGLPIHGNSGSKIGIDAGGPVVTAETRTYEPDKIREQNCIEHLKKTIPKSLGPLMYTKTCLYTMPPDRHFVIDTCAKTGFDDVIICCGAGHVYKFACLVGKILTEMAVDGKTQYDISRFNLDREALTNPNWNPVLFMGTGGKVPTPSTKNTSSKL; encoded by the exons ATGGAGACAGACAGAAGGTTCTACCCCTATATTGTAGTGGGGTGTGGTGGTGTAGGCAGTGCAGCAGTCTATTGGCTCTCCCGTCGGGCTGGCTCAG ACGTTCTGGGCCTGGAACAGTTTGAACTGGGTCACAGTAATGGCGGTTCTCAAGACCATTCCCGAATCAT tCGTTTGGCTTATCACGATGACCGCTACACCAAAATCACGCCAGACACTTTCAAGGC atGGAAAGAGGTAGAAGAGGAGTCGGGAATTAAGCTAGTCTATATGACCGGTGGAGTTCAGTTCGCCAAACGAAATGAGATGGGGGAAGTTATCGACAAGTACGCTAAGGCAATGGACGCCAACAACATCAA GTACGACCGAATGAAGGGTTCAGCGCTGAGAAAACGTTTCCCTCAGTTTGAGATTGACGACAGTTATGAGGCAGTCTACCAACCCGAGGCAGGTCTGGTGGATGCGGCTATGGCCAATGCTGTTCACATACAACTGGCCCGGGGGAGGGGCGCCCGGGTTATTGATAACTGTCCCGTAAAAGGTGTTGAGCGTGCCAAGAACGGCAAAATAACT GTACACACGGCTAAAGGAACATTCCAATGTAACCGACTGGTTGTGGCCCCTGGGGCGTGGATCAACCACGTGCTTGGATCAGTGGGTGTTCATATCCCTATTTATGTCACTCAAGAACAGGTGACCTACTTTGCAACTCCCAATGTCAAAGACTTCACAAAAGAAAG ATACCCTATTTGGATTTATCATTCACCAAAATACGACTTCTATGGGTTACCTATACATGGAAATTCTGGTAGCAAGATTGGAATAGATGCTGGAGGTCCGGTAGTGACGGCTGAGACTCGAACCTACGAACCAGACAAGATAAGGGAACAGAACTGTATAGAGCACTTAAAGAAAACGATACCAAAG TCCCTCGGTCCACTGATGTACACGAAGACCTGCTTGTATACCATGCCACCAGATCGGCATTTTGTTATTGACACGTGTGCAAAGACGGGATTCgatgatgtcattatttgttGCGGTGCCGGCCACGTTTATAA GTTCGCATGTCTGGTTGGAAAGATCCTTACGGAAATGGCCGTCGACGGGAAGACACAGTATGATATCTCACGATTTAATTTGGATCGTGAGGCTCTGACAAATCCAAACTGGAACCCGGTATTATTCATGGGCACTGGCGGAAAGGTTCCAACACCGTCTACCAAAAACACTTCATCAAAACTCTAA